Proteins found in one Miscanthus floridulus cultivar M001 chromosome 4, ASM1932011v1, whole genome shotgun sequence genomic segment:
- the LOC136551129 gene encoding uncharacterized protein, with amino-acid sequence MDASQAMWDWEVLPDHRSFSMSHASKNLDDQETEEHDLLPPPEDVDVHEPVDECKDIGVVPDETKSVPSVADLMASDGGGEDEKDFHQSPDAKEAATDEDKFAQEDEEDMKEDSNDDKARPPQCVVFSVGKLKVNGIGALCSFGVAAATVCIFLIGGRLQHHHRQQEQQQKIQLQFYGDDKRIQQVVQQTSRLNQAMSSVMGAGGPSTRANMSFGGFYDGF; translated from the exons ATGGATGCAAGCCAGGCTATGTGGGACTGGGAGGTCCTGCCAGACCACAGGAGCTTCTCGATGAGCCATGCCAGCAAGAATCTTGATG ATCAAGAAACAGAGGAACATGATCTGCTGCCTCCACCAGAAGACGTTGATGTGCACGAGCCTGTCGACGAGTGCAAGGACATCGGCGTCGTGCCGGATGAGACCAAGTCCGTGCCTAGTGTTGCCGATCTGATGGCTTCTGACGGAGGAGGCGAGGACGAGAAGGATTTCCACCAGAGCCCTGATGCCAAGGAGGCTGCCACCGACGAGGACAAGTTTGCTCAAGAGGATGAAGAAGATATGAAGGAGGACAGCAACGACGACAAGGCGCGGCCCCCGCAGTGCGTGGTGTTCAGCGTGGGGAAACTGAAGGTGAACGGGATCGGCGCGCTGTGCTCGTTCGGGGTCGCGGCCGCCACCGTCTGCATCTTCCTCATCGGCGGCAGGCTGCAGCACCACCACAggcagcaggagcagcagcagaaGATCCAGCTGCAGTTCTACGGCGACGATAAG AGGATCCAGCAAGTGGTGCAGCAGACGTCCAGGCTGAACCAGGCCATGTCGTCAGTGATGGGGGCAGGAGGACCTTCCACGAGGGCCAACATGTCCTTCGGTGGCTTCTACGATGGATTCTGA